The following proteins are co-located in the Ruminococcaceae bacterium KH2T8 genome:
- a CDS encoding alpha-phosphoglucomutase, with product MDYKEVYGIWSTDPYFNEATRDELKAIASDEKEIEDRFYKDLEFGTGGLRGILGAGTNRMNVYTVAKASAGLAKYIVSKGEEAMKRGVAISFDSRHFSPEFAQIAATTFAAYGVKSYLSDELRPVPMCSYAVRYFNAFCGVMVTASHNPPKYNGYKVYGEDGGQVTNEAASEILANMAEFADVRKIKTSSFEDGLASGIIERFGPEVDIAYTEMLTELIIDKDAIARQADMSIVYTPLHGSGNKPVRRILKRAGFNNVHIVPQQETPDGAFPTVKSPNPEDPAALTMGIELAKKVNASLVFGTDPDSDRLGIAARCEENGEVTYKCFTGNQVGLMLLDYILDSKKRLGTLENDSFACTTIVSTKLCAGVCKEYGVELQETLTGFKYIGERIKFDDEFGNKHFQFGFEESYGYLSGTDVRDKDAVVAAMLVCGMAAQSFDRGETLFDRLDRIYKKHGYGFEEAVSFTLEGKEGIAKIGACMDTLRASLESCKTSEEALALIGGPTVKAVRDYSSSVRYDFSGDAVQTSELTLPKSNVLLYELGGDKGIDWACARPSGTEPKLKIYFGVYDSDKDAALARLAKIKSQMSDFVKQYL from the coding sequence ATGGATTACAAGGAAGTTTATGGTATCTGGAGTACCGATCCCTACTTTAACGAAGCAACAAGAGATGAGCTCAAGGCTATCGCTTCAGATGAGAAGGAGATCGAGGATAGATTTTATAAGGATCTTGAATTCGGTACAGGCGGATTAAGAGGTATCCTCGGTGCAGGTACCAACAGGATGAACGTCTATACCGTTGCAAAGGCATCTGCAGGTCTTGCAAAGTATATTGTCAGCAAGGGCGAAGAAGCTATGAAGAGAGGTGTCGCCATCTCTTTTGACTCGAGACATTTCTCTCCCGAGTTTGCTCAGATCGCAGCTACGACTTTCGCTGCATACGGCGTTAAGTCTTATCTTTCCGATGAGCTTCGTCCCGTTCCCATGTGCAGCTACGCAGTAAGATATTTCAATGCTTTCTGCGGTGTAATGGTAACTGCTTCGCACAACCCGCCCAAGTACAACGGTTATAAGGTCTACGGCGAGGACGGCGGCCAGGTAACAAATGAAGCTGCTTCCGAGATCCTTGCTAATATGGCTGAGTTCGCAGATGTCAGAAAGATCAAGACATCGAGCTTTGAAGACGGTCTTGCATCCGGCATCATCGAGAGATTCGGACCCGAGGTCGATATCGCTTATACGGAGATGCTCACCGAGCTCATCATCGACAAGGACGCCATCGCACGTCAGGCTGACATGAGCATCGTCTATACACCTCTTCACGGTTCAGGTAATAAGCCCGTAAGACGTATCCTCAAGAGAGCAGGATTTAATAACGTTCATATCGTTCCTCAGCAGGAGACGCCCGACGGAGCTTTCCCTACGGTAAAGAGCCCCAACCCCGAGGATCCGGCTGCTCTTACTATGGGTATCGAGCTCGCTAAGAAAGTAAATGCTTCGCTCGTATTCGGTACGGACCCCGACTCCGACAGACTCGGTATCGCGGCAAGATGCGAGGAGAACGGCGAAGTTACATATAAGTGTTTCACGGGTAATCAGGTAGGACTTATGCTCCTTGACTATATCCTTGATTCCAAGAAGAGACTCGGAACACTCGAGAATGATTCTTTCGCATGTACGACTATCGTTTCCACGAAGCTCTGCGCAGGCGTATGTAAGGAATACGGTGTCGAGCTCCAGGAGACACTTACCGGATTTAAGTATATCGGTGAGAGGATCAAGTTCGACGACGAGTTCGGCAATAAGCACTTCCAGTTCGGATTCGAGGAGAGCTACGGCTACCTTTCCGGAACGGATGTAAGAGATAAGGACGCAGTTGTTGCAGCTATGCTCGTTTGCGGTATGGCAGCTCAGTCCTTTGACAGAGGCGAGACACTCTTTGATCGTCTCGACAGGATCTATAAGAAGCACGGTTACGGCTTTGAAGAGGCTGTAAGCTTTACTCTTGAAGGTAAGGAAGGTATCGCCAAGATCGGTGCATGCATGGATACTCTTCGTGCATCCCTTGAGAGCTGCAAGACTTCTGAGGAAGCACTTGCCCTTATCGGCGGTCCTACGGTCAAGGCAGTTCGCGATTACAGCAGCTCAGTAAGATATGATTTCTCGGGTGATGCAGTTCAGACGTCCGAGCTTACTCTTCCAAAGTCCAACGTTCTTCTTTATGAACTCGGCGGTGACAAGGGTATCGACTGGGCATGTGCAAGACCTTCGGGTACTGAGCCCAAGCTCAAGATCTATTTCGGTGTTTATGATTCCGACAAGGATGCGGCTCTTGCAAGACTTGCAAAGATCAAGTCCCAGATGTCCGACTTTGTAAAGCAGTACCTTTGA
- a CDS encoding Uncharacterized membrane protein YfhO, translated as MKEIASLESKRKGAGNLGRSLKNTKDPLIAFFLTIISYLALLVISRVHPFGPNSILMSDLEAQYAPFLYMYKEMLGSASSLRELTYSFMMGMGKNTMGTFGYYLASPFNFLVLLFTPAQVSEFITLLIVLKLAFASSFMCMFLRKRSTVPSKWPILFGVVYAFSSFVMIFMFNIMWLDGYMLLPLVLYFTECYIHTGKRTGLTISLLVLFISNYYIAYMVGIYVFLYLLVRMYTEGMFKDKKAAAGKVFKFIATAALCGFTLCAMILPVGLDTIRNADPTHFVSDADHVDFAVADIVDQIFLGEQGDFLSHNLPYLFLSLSVTSLCVLFFVSKATPAKEKKVYAILFIGVYLVLSINALDKAWQVFDTPNWFFHRESFVFYPLFLVVALKTIERIREISNKEITTGLCIMLGLIIFAQSFGQMKEEDLIFLFNIFYVAALMGLFMLMKKEDWHEQLKDMPKLMPFLLALSTVVEVSLLAPVMSSGLSSFSLKTYDSQLYSDSINAICELSSTDYQGKTGFRSELEIYAPDQSGDSVDDVGSYYGGYNGVSFFNSNSNKQLHRFLKQFGYTVNYDYFSEGYGYTALDTDTFLSVGSVMTRADYSDGTLIATDTYGDGLSLYSNGEVLPLAFSVPGSAYDLDFYSLEAAQGEKNYFAFRDSWFASLFPEEFEDAEYFVAPETEPVPELINCTVIDTTLYMGGTDTSDDQDTAADVFDYDDVGAEIDGVYRNDITTIYRVNESIPMILNYEITAERADELYLNISNARCLGECKVYVNGKYLAEWSDGSFYSSIVRIGAFEEGEVINVSIVSDADSFGYVDINFAYLDDGLFTERRSLIDTSDVQLVSVSGGDVVINADLKAGDTILTTIPYEDGWTLTVDGAPQDIKVYQGALIGIDCGSGSHQIHLTFTPPGMKTGAMVSCAGIVGLIALALTDHIKPKKKVPVTK; from the coding sequence ATGAAGGAAATTGCTTCTCTGGAAAGTAAGAGAAAGGGTGCCGGCAATCTCGGAAGATCCCTGAAGAATACCAAAGATCCGCTTATAGCATTTTTCCTTACGATCATTTCCTATCTTGCCTTGCTGGTTATCAGCCGCGTACACCCGTTCGGCCCCAACTCCATCCTGATGAGCGACCTGGAAGCTCAATATGCACCGTTCCTTTATATGTATAAGGAGATGTTGGGCTCGGCTTCGTCGCTTCGAGAGCTTACTTATTCCTTCATGATGGGCATGGGAAAGAATACGATGGGAACTTTCGGATATTATCTGGCAAGCCCGTTTAATTTCCTTGTTCTGCTGTTTACTCCCGCGCAGGTAAGTGAATTCATCACACTGCTCATAGTATTAAAGCTGGCATTTGCGTCATCTTTCATGTGCATGTTCTTAAGGAAGAGGAGCACCGTGCCTTCAAAGTGGCCGATACTCTTTGGTGTCGTATATGCATTTTCATCCTTTGTCATGATATTTATGTTCAATATCATGTGGCTCGACGGATACATGCTCCTGCCGCTCGTTCTTTATTTCACAGAATGCTATATCCATACAGGAAAGCGCACCGGACTTACTATCTCACTCCTCGTACTTTTTATCAGCAATTACTATATCGCCTATATGGTCGGTATCTATGTATTTCTCTATCTCCTCGTCAGGATGTACACCGAGGGGATGTTCAAGGATAAGAAAGCTGCTGCGGGTAAGGTGTTTAAGTTCATAGCTACCGCAGCTCTCTGCGGATTTACTCTTTGTGCGATGATACTTCCCGTAGGCCTTGACACTATCCGAAATGCAGATCCTACGCACTTCGTTTCCGATGCGGATCACGTTGATTTCGCGGTAGCGGATATCGTAGATCAGATATTCCTCGGTGAGCAGGGAGATTTCCTTTCCCATAATCTTCCTTATCTATTCCTGAGCCTTTCCGTCACTTCGCTCTGTGTTCTCTTCTTTGTGAGCAAGGCAACTCCCGCGAAGGAGAAGAAGGTATATGCGATCCTCTTTATCGGCGTTTATCTCGTACTGTCGATCAATGCTCTTGATAAAGCATGGCAGGTATTCGATACACCTAACTGGTTCTTCCACAGAGAGTCATTCGTATTCTATCCGCTGTTCCTTGTCGTAGCACTCAAGACCATCGAAAGGATCAGGGAGATCAGTAATAAGGAGATAACCACGGGCCTTTGCATCATGCTCGGACTCATCATCTTCGCTCAGAGCTTCGGTCAGATGAAGGAAGAAGACCTGATATTCCTCTTTAACATCTTCTATGTTGCGGCTCTTATGGGTCTTTTCATGCTGATGAAGAAAGAGGACTGGCACGAGCAGCTCAAGGACATGCCGAAGCTCATGCCTTTCTTATTGGCACTTTCTACGGTAGTTGAAGTGAGCCTTCTTGCTCCCGTCATGTCGTCAGGTCTTTCGAGCTTTTCACTTAAGACTTATGATTCTCAGCTCTATTCCGATTCGATCAATGCGATCTGTGAGCTCTCGTCGACCGATTATCAGGGAAAGACCGGCTTCCGCTCAGAACTCGAGATATATGCTCCCGATCAAAGCGGAGACAGTGTCGACGATGTCGGATCTTATTACGGCGGATATAACGGAGTATCTTTCTTTAACTCAAATTCCAATAAGCAGCTTCACAGATTCCTTAAGCAATTCGGATACACGGTCAATTATGACTATTTCTCCGAAGGCTACGGTTATACGGCTCTTGATACCGATACGTTCCTTTCCGTAGGCAGCGTGATGACAAGGGCTGATTATTCGGACGGTACGCTGATCGCTACCGACACTTACGGCGACGGACTGAGTCTTTATTCCAACGGTGAAGTGCTCCCTCTGGCATTCTCCGTTCCGGGAAGTGCATATGATCTCGATTTCTATTCTCTTGAGGCGGCACAGGGGGAGAAGAACTATTTCGCTTTCAGAGATTCCTGGTTTGCATCACTGTTCCCTGAAGAGTTCGAAGATGCTGAGTATTTCGTCGCACCTGAGACTGAACCTGTTCCCGAGCTTATTAACTGCACAGTCATCGATACGACACTCTACATGGGCGGAACCGATACTTCCGATGATCAGGATACGGCAGCCGACGTATTCGATTATGATGATGTCGGAGCCGAGATCGATGGCGTCTACAGAAATGACATAACGACGATCTACCGCGTAAATGAGAGTATCCCTATGATCCTGAACTATGAGATCACGGCAGAAAGAGCGGACGAGCTCTATCTCAATATCTCTAATGCCAGATGCCTCGGCGAGTGCAAAGTATATGTAAACGGCAAGTATCTCGCAGAATGGTCAGACGGATCTTTCTATTCTTCGATCGTCAGGATCGGAGCTTTTGAGGAAGGCGAGGTCATAAATGTATCTATCGTCTCCGATGCGGATTCCTTCGGATATGTTGATATCAACTTCGCTTATCTTGACGACGGACTCTTCACTGAAAGAAGAAGTCTTATCGATACGAGTGACGTTCAGCTCGTAAGCGTCAGCGGCGGCGACGTGGTCATCAATGCCGATCTTAAGGCAGGTGATACGATCCTTACTACGATCCCTTATGAGGACGGCTGGACACTGACCGTGGACGGTGCTCCTCAGGATATAAAGGTATACCAGGGTGCACTTATCGGCATCGATTGCGGAAGCGGCAGCCATCAGATACATCTGACGTTTACCCCGCCCGGCATGAAGACAGGAGCGATGGTATCCTGCGCAGGTATCGTAGGGCTTATCGCACTGGCTTTGACAGATCATATCAAGCCCAAAAAGAAAGTCCCTGTTACTAAGTAA
- a CDS encoding Glycosyltransferase involved in cell wall bisynthesis, translating into MLISLIVPCYNEEESLPILYGALCDVREQVSDRDFEFIFVNDGSRDKTADVIRDLASKDKCVKYVFFSRNFGKEAAMYAGLEKAQGDYIAILDADMQDPPSLIPSMIESLDKDEADIVAARRVTRKGEPPIRSFFARSFYKLINKMCDVEIADGARDFRLMKRCVVDAIISLNERQRFSKGIFAWVGFRTKWVEHENVERVAGETKWSFWKLFRYAIDGIVAFTTAPLRFATYCGFAFAFAAFLYIIYYFIRAIILRIYDQVPGYPSLLCFMLFIGGLILMALGLLGEYIGRIFIEVKRRPQYIVSEEEKSDN; encoded by the coding sequence ATGCTCATCAGTCTTATAGTCCCTTGTTACAACGAAGAAGAGTCACTCCCAATACTCTACGGGGCGTTATGTGACGTAAGAGAGCAGGTCTCCGACAGAGATTTTGAATTCATATTCGTAAATGACGGCAGCCGCGATAAGACAGCAGATGTAATAAGGGATCTCGCTTCCAAGGATAAATGCGTAAAATACGTCTTCTTTTCCAGGAATTTCGGTAAGGAAGCCGCTATGTACGCAGGTCTTGAGAAAGCTCAGGGAGACTATATCGCCATTCTCGATGCCGATATGCAGGATCCGCCCTCTCTTATCCCTTCTATGATCGAATCGCTTGACAAGGACGAAGCCGATATCGTAGCTGCAAGACGTGTAACGAGGAAGGGCGAGCCTCCGATCAGGAGTTTCTTTGCCAGGTCATTCTATAAGCTCATTAATAAGATGTGCGACGTAGAGATCGCAGACGGAGCAAGGGATTTCAGGCTCATGAAGCGCTGCGTAGTCGACGCGATCATATCGCTCAATGAAAGACAACGTTTCTCCAAGGGTATCTTTGCCTGGGTCGGATTCAGGACCAAATGGGTCGAGCACGAAAATGTCGAGAGAGTTGCCGGAGAGACCAAGTGGAGTTTCTGGAAGCTCTTCAGGTATGCTATCGACGGTATCGTTGCATTCACTACGGCGCCTTTGAGATTTGCTACTTATTGCGGATTTGCATTTGCTTTTGCGGCATTTCTTTATATCATCTACTACTTCATCAGGGCGATCATCCTGAGAATATACGATCAGGTTCCCGGTTATCCGTCACTTCTCTGCTTCATGCTCTTTATCGGCGGACTTATCCTTATGGCACTCGGCCTTCTCGGAGAATATATCGGAAGGATATTCATCGAGGTCAAGCGCCGCCCTCAGTATATCGTCAGCGAAGAAGAGAAGTCTGATAACTGA
- a CDS encoding Uncharacterized membrane protein YfhO, translated as MATDIRTGNISIKKILARYSLCFAVFFLICVFPFFVIGKRNFFGGDDGIYQQYIYFLYTGKWIRELFGNIFTRHVFEIPMWDMSIGMGADPIITLSSSVNPLTDPFCWISAFVPLKYAETVFNIVITVKLYLSGLSFTYFAYGRGHKGMSAVAGAMVYTFSSIIFIGFYQVFFLNAFILFPLLMLAACMLWELKKHRAYAAALMCCAAYSFYFTYMMVLLLVIYCVIRYICEWREKKAERLLPLIIRYVIWTSVGIAMGIGIQIPSMLNVAGLKRMNSARNISLIATDNLEMIFKSFSYYNIGTDSFWGFSSVVLIAVLLLFAEKKKDLLIKILFVLYSVSFFLPVVGSLFNGMNTPSCRYIFGYILLLSYIVSMTFDRFSKISSRTLLIVIGIAVFTCAVGVIVFGDKNVIISSLSLVIVAVTIFLINKKDIAKDIAWLSLILASCFLMCFSALKLNIRNAASTWGQPQDLMFHSAVDVFTDDLDTSGSRYDRLPYAYVDVPVNSTMITGVQSFDSYNSNINTYIDQYFIDMGIVSNSLGVYQCGLRGRDYLEVLNGTEYVSVFEGNTKAVSAPYAYEAASQSGDYTLYQSSNGASIAYLYDDAVPYSMFEGLDPMEREELMMQACVLEDAAPREMVRGFDEIGFTLGEVSGVEIIDDRTFSVSESGYITLDIDQLEGREVNVLISGIHSDAFFLVMPQLMNGQEIVKTDFFAGVSDQDIYYHWKDTLLFSYGVVEEPVDSIRLCFNTPGNYSLESVKIYTRTPEQIDATLESFYSHADIADVQYCYNGRNDITVDLTADSDKYLYLAVPYSNGWSATVDGDPAEILRANGAFMAIPVKSGEHSVRLTYSTQYLKEGMLLSIVTIVSVMVYETVSTRKSSKLSTKK; from the coding sequence ATGGCAACAGATATACGAACGGGAAATATTTCTATAAAAAAGATATTGGCAAGATACTCCTTATGCTTTGCCGTATTCTTTCTGATATGCGTATTTCCGTTCTTTGTTATAGGTAAACGAAACTTCTTCGGAGGAGACGACGGTATATATCAGCAATATATCTATTTCCTCTATACGGGAAAATGGATAAGGGAACTGTTCGGAAATATATTCACGAGGCATGTCTTTGAGATTCCTATGTGGGATATGTCAATCGGAATGGGAGCAGATCCGATCATAACATTATCATCGTCAGTCAATCCTCTTACCGATCCGTTTTGCTGGATCTCCGCATTCGTCCCGCTCAAGTATGCCGAGACGGTATTTAATATAGTAATAACAGTTAAGCTGTACCTGTCAGGATTGTCCTTTACATATTTTGCATACGGAAGAGGGCACAAGGGCATGTCTGCGGTTGCCGGCGCGATGGTATATACTTTCTCGTCGATAATCTTTATCGGTTTTTATCAGGTTTTCTTCTTAAATGCATTCATCCTTTTCCCGCTTCTCATGCTCGCAGCTTGCATGTTGTGGGAACTGAAAAAGCACAGAGCTTATGCGGCAGCCCTGATGTGCTGTGCCGCTTATTCATTCTACTTCACTTACATGATGGTACTTCTCCTCGTGATCTACTGTGTTATCAGATATATCTGCGAGTGGCGTGAGAAGAAGGCTGAAAGGCTGCTGCCCCTGATAATCAGATATGTTATCTGGACTTCGGTCGGAATTGCCATGGGAATAGGTATTCAGATCCCGTCCATGCTCAATGTTGCAGGCCTTAAGAGAATGAACAGCGCGAGAAACATTTCTCTGATCGCAACAGATAATCTCGAGATGATATTTAAGTCGTTTTCCTATTACAATATCGGAACAGACTCTTTCTGGGGTTTTTCTTCAGTCGTATTGATAGCTGTTCTGCTGCTCTTCGCGGAAAAGAAGAAGGATCTGCTAATAAAGATCCTGTTTGTACTTTATTCCGTTTCATTCTTCCTGCCCGTTGTCGGATCGCTCTTTAACGGAATGAATACTCCAAGCTGCAGATATATCTTCGGCTATATCCTGCTCCTGTCGTATATCGTCAGCATGACCTTCGATCGTTTCTCAAAGATCAGTTCAAGAACACTCCTGATCGTGATCGGTATCGCGGTATTCACATGTGCTGTCGGTGTGATCGTTTTCGGTGATAAGAATGTGATCATCTCGTCTCTGTCACTGGTGATCGTTGCAGTGACAATATTCCTGATAAACAAAAAAGACATTGCCAAAGACATTGCGTGGCTCTCTCTCATACTTGCATCCTGCTTTTTGATGTGTTTCTCAGCTTTAAAGCTCAACATCCGTAATGCCGCAAGTACTTGGGGACAGCCGCAGGATCTGATGTTTCATTCTGCAGTTGATGTTTTTACCGATGATCTTGATACTTCCGGCAGCAGATATGACAGATTGCCCTATGCTTATGTAGACGTACCGGTCAATTCAACCATGATAACGGGCGTACAGAGCTTTGATTCGTATAACAGCAACATCAATACATATATAGATCAGTATTTCATCGACATGGGTATCGTCAGCAATTCCCTCGGCGTATATCAGTGCGGTTTAAGGGGTAGGGACTATCTTGAGGTCCTTAACGGAACCGAGTATGTCTCCGTTTTTGAAGGAAACACGAAAGCGGTCTCTGCGCCTTATGCGTATGAGGCTGCCTCTCAAAGCGGTGACTATACACTTTATCAGAGCAGTAACGGAGCCTCGATCGCATATCTTTATGATGACGCAGTACCTTATTCAATGTTCGAGGGACTCGATCCGATGGAACGAGAAGAACTAATGATGCAGGCCTGCGTACTGGAAGATGCAGCTCCCCGTGAAATGGTCAGGGGATTTGATGAGATAGGATTCACATTGGGAGAAGTATCCGGTGTGGAGATCATAGACGACAGAACTTTCTCTGTTTCCGAAAGCGGCTATATCACACTTGATATCGATCAGCTGGAAGGTCGGGAAGTAAACGTCCTGATCAGCGGAATACATTCCGATGCTTTTTTCCTTGTCATGCCTCAGCTCATGAATGGTCAGGAGATCGTAAAGACTGATTTCTTTGCGGGAGTATCGGATCAGGATATCTACTATCACTGGAAAGATACACTGTTGTTCAGCTACGGTGTTGTTGAAGAGCCTGTCGATTCGATAAGACTCTGCTTTAATACTCCGGGTAACTACAGCCTGGAGTCCGTTAAGATCTATACGAGGACTCCCGAACAGATAGACGCGACGCTCGAGTCTTTCTATTCTCATGCGGACATCGCTGATGTGCAGTATTGCTATAACGGCAGAAATGACATCACGGTAGATCTTACGGCTGATTCTGATAAGTATCTTTATCTTGCCGTACCTTATTCGAACGGGTGGAGTGCTACGGTCGACGGAGATCCGGCAGAGATCCTCAGAGCTAACGGTGCATTTATGGCTATACCCGTTAAGAGCGGTGAACACAGCGTGAGATTAACTTACAGCACACAATACCTTAAGGAAGGAATGCTCCTTTCGATCGTGACAATAGTCTCGGTTATGGTTTATGAAACGGTATCGACCCGCAAGTCGAGTAAGCTCTCAACAAAGAAATAA
- a CDS encoding glycerophosphoryl diester phosphodiesterase — MRKLFVRIVASLMISSMLICCSSCLSKKGDYDYSWVEETKYIAHACGEINGLVYTNSREALEQNYEKGYRVFEVDIMQTPERKLICWHGWHDPVVFDLIPEEYQNTDVSYDDFMAMEITGGLHTMDFDQLVEFMADHPDMYVVTDTKSIYDDLNQQLFSEIVEEAEKIAPEVLDRIIPQIYYEGMLDIINEYYPWKSIIYTLYLVPEGTTFDSIVKFARKRGVRVITTTPEGGLTDSFLDDLNRYDIYVYLHTFNDEAETKQWIDKGVEGFYTDCLI; from the coding sequence ATGAGAAAACTGTTCGTCAGGATCGTTGCTTCATTAATGATAAGTTCTATGCTTATCTGCTGCTCTTCCTGTCTTTCGAAGAAAGGCGATTATGATTACTCGTGGGTAGAGGAAACAAAATACATCGCCCACGCCTGCGGCGAGATCAATGGTCTTGTATACACAAATTCCAGAGAAGCTCTCGAGCAGAATTATGAGAAGGGCTACCGCGTCTTTGAAGTTGATATCATGCAGACTCCGGAGCGAAAGCTGATCTGTTGGCACGGTTGGCATGACCCGGTCGTATTTGACCTGATCCCCGAAGAGTATCAGAATACTGATGTTTCATATGATGACTTTATGGCTATGGAGATCACAGGCGGTCTTCACACGATGGATTTCGATCAGCTCGTGGAGTTCATGGCCGATCATCCCGATATGTATGTTGTCACAGATACCAAGAGCATATACGATGACCTTAATCAGCAGCTTTTCAGCGAGATCGTCGAGGAGGCCGAGAAGATAGCTCCCGAGGTTCTCGATCGTATCATCCCCCAGATCTATTATGAGGGCATGCTCGACATCATCAATGAATATTATCCCTGGAAGTCGATCATCTATACACTCTATCTTGTTCCTGAAGGAACGACTTTTGACAGCATCGTAAAGTTCGCGAGAAAGAGAGGCGTCCGTGTTATCACTACGACCCCCGAAGGCGGACTGACGGATTCTTTCCTTGATGATCTTAACAGGTACGATATCTATGTATATCTTCACACCTTTAATGATGAAGCGGAAACAAAGCAGTGGATCGATAAGGGCGTCGAAGGCTTTTACACTGACTGCCTGATCTGA
- a CDS encoding transcriptional regulator, BadM/Rrf2 family, giving the protein MKISTKGRYALRMLIDLAEHHEDGFVALKTIAERQNISKKYLEQIVPILNRSGILLTNRGFQGGYQLGREPSKITVGEILTLTEGNLFPVSCMGPDGNIYCDRQIDCPTLPIWTGLNKVINDYLNGISLQDIIDQSRIHGSDEYVI; this is encoded by the coding sequence ATGAAGATATCGACCAAAGGCAGATATGCCTTGAGGATGCTCATCGATCTCGCCGAACACCATGAAGACGGGTTTGTAGCGCTCAAGACTATCGCCGAGAGACAGAATATTTCAAAGAAGTACTTAGAGCAGATCGTGCCCATCCTTAACAGGTCGGGTATCCTTCTTACCAACCGCGGATTTCAGGGCGGATATCAGCTTGGACGTGAACCTTCAAAGATTACTGTCGGCGAGATCCTTACACTTACTGAGGGTAATCTCTTTCCCGTATCCTGCATGGGACCTGACGGCAATATTTACTGTGACAGACAGATCGACTGTCCTACGCTCCCCATCTGGACGGGACTTAACAAGGTCATCAATGATTATCTCAACGGCATAAGCCTGCAGGACATCATCGATCAGTCCAGGATCCACGGCTCCGATGAATATGTGATCTGA
- a CDS encoding cysteine synthase A, which produces MAVYEKITDLIGGTPILKLGNYIKNNGLEADIYAKLEYFNPAGSVKDRIAKAMIDDAEKSGALKPGATIIEPTSGNTGIGLASVAAARGYKIIITMPDTMSVERRNLLKAYGAELVLTEGAKGMKGAIAKAEELAASIEGSFIPSQFTNPANPAAHKATTGPEIWEDLGGDVDVFVAGVGTGGTLTGVGEFLKSKKADIKVVAVEPAGSPVLSKGQAGPHKIQGIGAGFVPDTLNTGVYDEIITVENEDAFAAGKEIARTEGFLVGISSGAALWAATQIAKRPEFKGKKIVALLPDTGDRYLSTPMFSE; this is translated from the coding sequence ATGGCAGTTTATGAAAAGATCACTGATCTTATCGGCGGCACACCGATCTTAAAGCTCGGAAATTACATCAAGAACAATGGACTCGAGGCAGATATCTATGCAAAGCTCGAGTACTTTAATCCCGCAGGAAGCGTTAAGGACAGGATCGCCAAGGCGATGATCGATGACGCTGAGAAGAGCGGGGCATTAAAGCCCGGAGCTACCATTATCGAGCCTACGAGCGGTAATACCGGTATCGGTCTTGCTTCCGTTGCAGCGGCAAGAGGATACAAGATCATCATCACGATGCCTGATACGATGAGCGTTGAAAGAAGAAATCTTCTTAAGGCATACGGAGCAGAGCTCGTTCTTACCGAAGGTGCCAAGGGAATGAAGGGTGCCATCGCTAAGGCAGAGGAGCTTGCAGCTTCGATCGAAGGAAGCTTTATCCCCAGCCAGTTTACGAACCCCGCTAACCCCGCTGCCCATAAGGCAACGACGGGTCCCGAGATCTGGGAAGACCTGGGCGGAGATGTCGATGTATTCGTAGCAGGTGTAGGTACAGGCGGAACACTTACGGGGGTAGGCGAATTCCTGAAGAGCAAGAAGGCTGACATCAAGGTAGTTGCTGTTGAGCCCGCAGGATCTCCGGTTCTTTCCAAGGGGCAGGCAGGTCCTCATAAGATCCAGGGAATCGGTGCAGGCTTCGTACCTGATACACTCAATACCGGTGTATATGACGAGATCATCACTGTCGAGAATGAGGATGCTTTCGCAGCTGGTAAGGAGATCGCAAGAACAGAAGGATTCCTTGTCGGTATCTCTTCGGGTGCGGCTCTTTGGGCAGCTACACAGATCGCAAAGAGACCCGAGTTCAAGGGCAAGAAAATCGTAGCACTCCTTCCCGATACGGGAGACAGATATCTTTCGACTCCCATGTTCTCCGAGTGA